The Podospora pseudocomata strain CBS 415.72m chromosome 1 map unlocalized CBS415.72m_1, whole genome shotgun sequence genome has a segment encoding these proteins:
- a CDS encoding uncharacterized protein (COG:A; EggNog:ENOG503NXX8), translating to MADYPAAGVTGAPGNGPNVNGSGDPGFASPSQMPAPSEAAKTLWMGEMEPWMDENFIKNVFSNTSAENVQVKVIRDRNSGNAGYCFVEFSTPEAAQKALALNGTPVPNSQRVFKLNWASGGGLVDRRDDRGPEYSIFVGDLGPEVNEFVLVSLFQSRFPSCKSAKIMTDAMTGQSRGYGFVRFSDESDQQRALVEMQGVYCGNRPMRISTATPKTRSSNQYGHAQGGNQMMPPVPGAQAPMWGGVPPYGYAQPAAPFNPMQPMNQFTDPNNTTVFVGGLSGYVTEDELRSFFQGFGEITYVKIPPGKGCGFVQFVHRHAAEMAINQMQGYPIGNSRVRLSWGRSQNNSGVGTPYRPAPPPPHYLAAAGMPPHAGPGGAYGGPAGPYGGNPPQGPPPSGGPMQ from the exons ATGGCCGACTACCCTGCCGCTGGTGTTACCGGTGCGCCCGGCAACGGGCCCAACGTCAACGGCTCTGGTGACCCTGGGTTCGCGTCTCCCTCCCAGATGCCTGCCCCCAGCGAGGCGGCGAAGACTCTGTG GATGGGTGAGATGGAGCCTTGGATGGATGAAAACTTCATCAAGAATGTTTTTAGCAACACCTCGGCCGAGAATGTCCAGGTGAAGGTCATTCGTGACCGCAACTCTGG CAATGCTGGCTACTGCTTTGTGGAGTTCTCGACCCCTGAGGCTGCCCAGAAGGCCCTCGCCTTGAATGGCACTCCCGTTCCCAACAGCCAACGGGTTTTTAAGCTCAACTGGGctagtggtggtggcttggTCGATCGTCG TGATGACCGCGGACCTGAGTACTCTATTTTCGTCGGTGACCTTGGCCCTGAGGTCAACGAGTTCGTCTtggtttctcttttccagAGCCGCTTCCCCTCTTGCAAGTCCGCCAAGATCATGACCGACGCCATGACCGGCCAGTCGCGCGGTTACGGCTTCGTTCGCTTCAGCGACGAGAGCGACCAGCAGCGTGCCTTGGTCGAGATGCAGGGTGTTTACTGTGGCAACCGTCCCATGCGCATCTCTACTGCCACCCCCAAGACTCG CAGCTCTAACCAGTACGGTCATGCCCAGGGTGGCAACCAGATGATGCCCCCTGTCCCCGGCGCCCAGGCCCCTATGTGGGGTGGTGTTCCTCCCTACGGCTACGCCCAACCCGCTGCCCCTTTTAATCCTATGCAGCCCATGAATCAGTTCACCGACCcgaacaacaccaccgtctTCGTCGGTGGTCTCTCCGGCTACGTCACTGAAGACGAGCTTCGCTCGTTCTTCCAAGGCTTTGGTGAAATTACCTACGTCAAGATCCCTCCTGGAAAGGGCTGCGGTTTCGTCCAATTCGTCCATCGCCACGCCGCGGAGATGGCAATTAATCAGATGCAAGGTTACCCGATCGGTAATTCTCGCGTCCGCCTCTCTTGGGGCCGTTCTCAGAACAACTCTGGTGTAGGCACTCCTTATCGCCCtgccccgccccctcctcactATCTTGCTGCGGCTGGCATGCCTCCCCACGCCGGTCCTGGTGGCGCTTACGGCGGACCTGCTGGTCCCTACGGTGGCAACCCTCCCCAgggtcctcctccctctggtGGTCCCATGCAG TAA